Part of the Labilithrix sp. genome, CGCGCGAGCGACGACGCGGAGGCCGCGCTCCGCGTCATGTACGCCCTCGGCCGAGATCCACGGGTTCCGCGCGCTTACGGCGCGCTCGTCCAGGAGCAGCGGCGGCTCTCGCAGGCGCAGGCCGATCAGCGCCGCATGTGGCGCTCGTAGAAGCTGGTCTGTAGCGAAACGCGTCGGTAGTATCGGCGCCCGATGAAGCGTTACTTCCTCCTCGCCGCGGTCTCGGTCTCCGTCGGGCTCTTCGGCACGAGCGCGTGCAAGAAGGATGTGCCTGCAGCGCCGGAGGCCGGCGCCGTCGCCGAGCCGGAGGCAGAGGCAGGTCCGGCCGAGGCGGAGACGGCGGCGGCACCGGAGGAGGACGCCGCGCCGGCGGCGACGCTCTCTGCTGCGCCGACGCCGGTGGCGACGGCGGCGAAGGTCGCGGCGAAGACCGAGCCGGTCAAGGAGGGCGGACCCTTCCAGGGCACGTACAAGTGCTTCGGCAACATGAAGGTCACGCAGAAGGGGAACAGCGTCGAGGTCCGCACCTTTCCGGGCAAGCAGGACGGCTACTCGACGATCAGCTGCAACGCGAGCGGCGACGTGTGCACCGGCACGGTGACCGAGTTCAAGGGCGGCGCGGCGGCTGGAAAGCGCGGGGCGGTGCTCACGCGCAGCGGCGCGGGCGACATTACCTACAAGGGCGACGGCGAGACGAAGGCGACCTTCTGCAAGAAGCAGTAGCCCGGCGCGTCATTTCCGCTCCATATCCTCGCCGGGGCCCCCTATAGTCGGCGCACCCCTATGAGCGAGAAGGCCGAAATCAAGCTGAAGGACAAGTCGTTCGAGGCGCCCATCATCGTGGGTACCGAGAACGAGCCTGCCATCGACATCGCGAACCTGCGCGCCAAGACGGGCCTCGTCACGCTCGACCCGGCGTACATGAACACGGCGTCGACGAAGAGCGCGATCACGTTCCTCGACGGAGAGAAGGGGATCCTCCGCTACCGCGGAATTCCGATCGAGCAGCTCGCGGAGAAGTCGAAGTTCGTCGAGACGGCGTACCTCCTCATCTACGGAGAGCTGCCGAGCAAGGCGGAGCTCGAGCGGTTCTCGACGCTGCTGACGCGGCACTCGCTCATTCACGAGGACATGAAGCACTTCTTCGACGGTTTCCCGTCGACGGCCCATCCGATGGCGGTGCTCTCCTCGATGGTCTGCTCGCTCTCGACGTATTACCCGGAGGAGCACGACATCAACGACCGGGACCAGATGGCGATCACGATCGCGCGCCTGGTCTCGAAGGTCCGCACGATCGCGGCCTACGCGTACAAGAAGTCGATCGGTCAGCCGTTCATCTACCCGCAGAACAACCTCCGCTACGTCGCGAACTTCATGCACATGATGTTCGCGGTCCCGTCGGAGCCGTACGAGATCGACCCCGAGGTCGAGTCGGCGATGAACCTCTTGTTGATCCTCCACGCCGACCACGAGCAGAACTGCTCGACGTCGACGGTGCGCCTCGTCGGCAGCTCGCGCGCGAACCTCTTCGCGTCGGTGGCGGCCGGCATCCTCGCGCTCTGGGGCCCGCTCCACGGTGGCGCGAACCAGGAAGTGATCGAGATGCTCGACGCGATCCAGGCGGATGGCGGCAACGTGAAGAAGTTCGTCGAGATGGCGAAGGACAAGAACTCGAGCTTCCGCCTGATGGGCTTCGGCCACCGCGTCTACAAGAACTTCGACCCGCGCGCGAAGCTGATCAAGGTTGCGGCGGACAAGGTGCTCAGCAAGCTCGGGGTGAAGGATCCGCTCCTCGACATCGCGAAGGAGCTCGAGGAGGCGGCGCTCAAGGACAGCTACTTCGTCGAGCGGAAGCTCTACCCGAACGTCGACTTCTACTCCGGCATCATCTATCGCGCGCTCGGCTTCCCGACGTCGATGTTCACCGTCCTCTTCGCGATCGGCCGCCTCCCGGGCTGGATCGCGCACTGGAAGGAGATGATGGAGGACCCCTCCACGAAGATCGGCCGCCCCCGCCAGATCTACACCGGCCCGACCGAGCGCCAGTACGTTCCGATCGAGCAGCGTAGCTAGAGCTAGCTAGAGCACCGGCCAGAGGAAGGGGCCGATGCGGGACTTGAGCCAGTCGCCGGCGAAGAGGAGCTCGAGGATTGCGAGGATGAGGAAGGGGCCGAAGGGGATGCGGGCGCGTGGGGGCTTGGTCATCTCGGCGTGCTCCTCCTCGGTCGGTGGTCCTTCGAGGTCGAGCTCGGGCTCGGGCTCGGGGATGCCGAAGAGGCGGCGGAAGAAGCGGAGGATGAACGCGTCCTCCTCCTCCGTGAGCGGGTCCTCCGCGAGCGCCTTCTTTGCCTCTTCGTCGCCTGCGGCGGCGTCGGCCTCGAGCTGGGCGATGTCTTCGCGCACGCCCGACGGCAGCGACGGCTCCCAGCCGGCGACGTAGGCGATGCCGGTCGCGATCGTGCCCTGGAACGCGCCGGCGAAGAGGGCGACCACGGCGCCCGGCCATCCGAACCAGGCGCCGGCGAGGCCGATGAGCTTCGCGTCGCCGAGGCCCATGCCGGTCCGTCCGAGGAGACCCTTGTAGAGGAAGGTGAAGGGGAACCAGAGGCCGACGAAGCCGACCGTCGCGCCGATGAGGGCGTCCTTCATCCCGAGATCGCGGAGCGACGCGGTCGCGACGCCGAGGACGGCGCCGCCGATCGTGATGCTGTCCGGCAGGATCATGAACTCGGCGTCGATGAACGCCGCCGCGACGAGGCCGAGGCACAGCGTGAAGTCGGCGCCGTAGATCGCGAGCGCGCGGTGCGCCGGCGTCGCGCCGGGCAAGGAGAGGACGAGCACCTCGAACACCGCGAGCGAGAGCATCCCGCCCATCAGCTCGACGAGGGGATATCGCGGGCTGATCTTCGTCCCGCAGCAGCGCGAACGTCCGCGGAGGATCACGTAGGTGAGCACCGGGATGTTGTCGTAGCCGGCGATGGGCTTGCCGCAGCCGGGGCAGTGCGAGCCCGGTCGAACGACGCTCATGTCGCGCGGCAGGCGGTAGATGACGACGTTGAGGAAGCTGCCCCACAAGAGCCCGAACGCGAACACGAACGCCCGCGCGAGCCACAGCGGCAAGAGCGCCCAGCTGTCCGGGGTCAGACGTAGGAGCTCGTCGAGGCGCATGGGCTAGGGGCGAACGTGGTAGCGTGGGCCGGAAACCCGATGCTCGTCGAAGTGAACACCGACCACCCCGAGCCGCGCAAGATCGCGCGCGCCGTGGAGGCGCTGAAGGCAGGTGAGGTCATCGCGTACCCCACCGACACGGTCTACGGTCTGGGCGTCGATATCGCGAGCAAGAAGGCGCAGGATCGTCTCTACCAGATGAAGGGAATGGACCGCGGGCATCAGCTCGCGTTCATCGTCCCGGACCTCTCGGAGATCGCGAAGTACGCCATCGTCGGCAATCAGGTCTACCGCGTCCTCCGGCGCTTTCTTCCCGGACCCTACTGCTTCGTCCTCGAGGCGACGCGGGAGGTCCCGCGCATGTTGCAGTCGAAGCGCAAGACGATCGGCATCCGCGTGCCCAACCACGCCGTGATCTGCGCGGTGGTGCGCGAGCTCGGTCGTCCGGTCCTCTCCACCACCGCGCAGCGGTCGGGACAGGAGGCGCCCCACGTCGATCCGAGCGAGATCGACGAGGACTTCTCGGGCCTCGGGCTCGTCCTCGACGGCGG contains:
- a CDS encoding citrate synthase — translated: MSEKAEIKLKDKSFEAPIIVGTENEPAIDIANLRAKTGLVTLDPAYMNTASTKSAITFLDGEKGILRYRGIPIEQLAEKSKFVETAYLLIYGELPSKAELERFSTLLTRHSLIHEDMKHFFDGFPSTAHPMAVLSSMVCSLSTYYPEEHDINDRDQMAITIARLVSKVRTIAAYAYKKSIGQPFIYPQNNLRYVANFMHMMFAVPSEPYEIDPEVESAMNLLLILHADHEQNCSTSTVRLVGSSRANLFASVAAGILALWGPLHGGANQEVIEMLDAIQADGGNVKKFVEMAKDKNSSFRLMGFGHRVYKNFDPRAKLIKVAADKVLSKLGVKDPLLDIAKELEEAALKDSYFVERKLYPNVDFYSGIIYRALGFPTSMFTVLFAIGRLPGWIAHWKEMMEDPSTKIGRPRQIYTGPTERQYVPIEQRS
- a CDS encoding prepilin peptidase, producing MRLDELLRLTPDSWALLPLWLARAFVFAFGLLWGSFLNVVIYRLPRDMSVVRPGSHCPGCGKPIAGYDNIPVLTYVILRGRSRCCGTKISPRYPLVELMGGMLSLAVFEVLVLSLPGATPAHRALAIYGADFTLCLGLVAAAFIDAEFMILPDSITIGGAVLGVATASLRDLGMKDALIGATVGFVGLWFPFTFLYKGLLGRTGMGLGDAKLIGLAGAWFGWPGAVVALFAGAFQGTIATGIAYVAGWEPSLPSGVREDIAQLEADAAAGDEEAKKALAEDPLTEEEDAFILRFFRRLFGIPEPEPELDLEGPPTEEEHAEMTKPPRARIPFGPFLILAILELLFAGDWLKSRIGPFLWPVL
- a CDS encoding threonylcarbamoyl-AMP synthase; amino-acid sequence: MLVEVNTDHPEPRKIARAVEALKAGEVIAYPTDTVYGLGVDIASKKAQDRLYQMKGMDRGHQLAFIVPDLSEIAKYAIVGNQVYRVLRRFLPGPYCFVLEATREVPRMLQSKRKTIGIRVPNHAVICAVVRELGRPVLSTTAQRSGQEAPHVDPSEIDEDFSGLGLVLDGGAGGVVPTTVVDLTVTPPEVIRRGLGDVEELVDDSPRSLRGMKVAMRQLKEDTR